The following proteins come from a genomic window of Pirellula staleyi DSM 6068:
- a CDS encoding DUF1559 domain-containing protein — protein sequence MSCRLSGLMPGRGSFSTRRAAGFTLVELLVVIAIIGVLVALLLPAVQSARESARRSQCSSQLRQHAISAHNFHDVQGSLPPLCTTAAADKYTVPPKFRAATGFTLFNWLLPFIEQQPLYDKANMNVGTNVGNGAMFQQVLKVHLCPSDASSPSGKGATTNGGANNWAITNYAGNYYVFGNPRGGTNAERLEGDNPFAAIRDGLSNVVMMTERYGTCGSSGDPASASTYGNLWSDSNSVWRPVFCINNSSQTPAALPTDGTYPACRMFQVAPNWIRGCDSSRPQSPHPGGIMVAMADGSVRLVAGTIADTIWAAACDPQDGNPLSNF from the coding sequence ATGTCTTGTCGGCTCAGCGGTCTCATGCCTGGTCGTGGTTCGTTTTCAACTCGCCGTGCTGCTGGCTTTACGCTCGTCGAACTCTTGGTGGTGATCGCCATCATCGGTGTGCTGGTCGCGCTCCTCCTCCCGGCCGTTCAAAGTGCTCGCGAAAGTGCACGACGCAGCCAGTGCAGTAGCCAACTTCGCCAGCACGCGATTTCTGCTCATAACTTTCACGATGTGCAGGGGTCGCTCCCGCCGCTGTGCACCACAGCGGCTGCCGACAAATACACCGTCCCACCCAAGTTTCGAGCCGCCACAGGCTTCACACTGTTCAACTGGCTGTTGCCCTTCATCGAACAACAGCCGCTCTACGACAAAGCGAACATGAATGTGGGAACCAACGTCGGCAACGGCGCGATGTTCCAGCAAGTGCTGAAAGTCCACCTCTGCCCGAGCGATGCCAGTTCGCCGAGTGGCAAAGGAGCCACCACCAATGGTGGCGCTAACAACTGGGCCATCACCAACTACGCCGGCAACTACTACGTTTTTGGTAATCCACGGGGCGGCACCAATGCCGAACGCCTGGAAGGTGACAATCCATTTGCGGCGATTCGCGACGGACTTTCAAACGTCGTCATGATGACCGAACGCTATGGAACTTGCGGCAGCAGCGGCGACCCTGCATCGGCCAGTACCTATGGCAATTTGTGGAGCGATTCCAACAGCGTGTGGCGTCCTGTGTTCTGCATCAACAATAGTTCGCAAACGCCTGCGGCACTTCCGACCGACGGCACCTATCCAGCCTGTCGCATGTTTCAAGTGGCTCCCAACTGGATTCGCGGCTGTGATAGTTCGCGTCCTCAGTCGCCTCATCCCGGTGGCATCATGGTGGCAATGGCCGATGGAAGTGTCCGCCTCGTCGCAGGAACGATTGCCGACACCATTTGGGCTGCCGCCTGCGATCCGCAAGATGGCAACCCGCTAAGCAACTTCTAA
- the cls gene encoding cardiolipin synthase, whose translation MNQLFDDFWPLFVAVAHTLIIAVASSHVVLTKRDNRSAIGWVGIIWLTPFLGAMLYYLFGINRIHRVAKRLREGQEPTRTGWQASAASQSEVLAILAEENESLRALVSFIGKVTDLPLLPGNRITPLKDGDIAYAAMLSAIAKAQRSISLATYIFDNDEVGREFADALAAAQQRGVQVRVLIDSVGTRYTWPSILSHLRKLEVRHAVFLPTLIPWQLHYTNLRNHRKILVIDGKLGFTGGMNIRQGHRKTNPGHHPVQDLHFQVEGPVVAHLQETFAHDWEFTTNEVIGGDLWFPQIPKAGPALCRGISDGPELSFDKLQLTLQGAIDCARHRIVIMTPYFLPELPLITALVVAALRGVQVQILLPEKNNLRLVQWASTALLWQVLQHGCRVYLTPQPFDHTKLVLVDNCWSMFGSANWDPRSLRLNFEMNIECYDDTLADDLAQLVADKLARSREITLKDVDSRPIWMRLRDGIARLAQPYL comes from the coding sequence ATGAATCAATTATTTGACGACTTCTGGCCACTTTTTGTCGCGGTAGCACACACGCTGATCATCGCGGTGGCATCATCGCATGTTGTGCTCACCAAGCGCGACAACCGAAGCGCGATCGGATGGGTCGGCATCATCTGGCTCACCCCCTTCTTGGGCGCGATGCTCTACTATCTGTTCGGCATCAACCGCATTCATCGCGTCGCTAAACGACTCCGCGAAGGTCAAGAACCGACTCGTACCGGCTGGCAAGCGTCGGCCGCTTCGCAGTCCGAAGTGCTGGCGATTCTCGCCGAAGAGAATGAGAGCCTGCGGGCACTTGTCAGCTTCATCGGCAAAGTGACCGACTTGCCGCTGCTGCCAGGGAATCGTATTACTCCCTTAAAAGATGGCGATATTGCCTACGCTGCCATGCTTTCCGCGATTGCGAAGGCCCAAAGATCGATCTCGCTAGCGACCTACATTTTCGACAACGACGAAGTGGGACGCGAGTTTGCAGATGCCCTCGCCGCTGCTCAACAACGGGGGGTGCAAGTTCGGGTGCTGATCGATAGCGTAGGAACGCGCTACACCTGGCCAAGCATTCTCTCGCACCTCCGAAAACTCGAGGTGCGACATGCCGTGTTCTTGCCCACACTCATCCCTTGGCAACTCCACTACACCAACTTGCGAAACCACCGCAAAATTTTGGTGATCGATGGCAAACTCGGCTTCACCGGTGGCATGAATATTCGCCAAGGCCATCGCAAAACCAATCCGGGACACCACCCAGTACAAGACCTTCATTTTCAAGTTGAAGGTCCCGTGGTCGCTCATCTGCAAGAGACTTTTGCGCACGACTGGGAGTTCACCACGAACGAAGTGATTGGTGGAGATCTTTGGTTCCCGCAAATTCCCAAAGCAGGCCCGGCGCTCTGTCGCGGCATCTCCGATGGCCCCGAACTCTCGTTCGATAAACTTCAGCTAACGCTGCAAGGAGCGATCGACTGCGCGCGGCATCGCATTGTGATCATGACACCTTATTTCCTACCCGAATTGCCGCTGATTACAGCCCTGGTGGTGGCGGCGCTGCGTGGCGTGCAGGTGCAGATTCTTTTGCCCGAGAAGAATAACCTGCGATTGGTGCAATGGGCCTCGACGGCGCTGCTGTGGCAAGTGCTGCAGCATGGTTGCCGCGTCTATTTAACTCCACAGCCGTTCGATCACACGAAGCTGGTGCTGGTCGACAATTGCTGGTCGATGTTCGGTTCAGCCAACTGGGACCCACGTTCGCTGCGGCTGAATTTCGAGATGAATATCGAATGCTACGACGACACACTGGCCGATGATCTCGCGCAGCTGGTGGCAGACAAACTCGCGCGATCGCGCGAAATCACCTTGAAAGATGTCGATTCTCGGCCGATTTGGATGCGGCTTCGGGACGGCATTGCGCGCTTGGCACAGCCGTACTTATAA
- the fliM gene encoding flagellar motor switch protein FliM → MADEVLSQAEVESLLSAMEASGPRTSSAAISTASVAPPSKGAIRTREKVTPYDFKRPERVGKEQMRALQSLHEGFGRNFGAALSALLRSIVEVKLTSVDQLTYSEFVFSLENPTCFNLLRAEPLEGNLILDINPSILYPIIDRLLGGGKEAGPVARRPLTEIELRLVSRITHLFLQELKHAWEGVLPLKLSVDRVESNPQLVQIVPPNEVVVLISFELTLNDVRGMINLCIPFNSIERIGSKLTSNNWVAYGKGGATPQSIAQISKRLDQSKVELVVTLAETTITTGDMIGLRVGDIITTDKDIRTPLEIAVQGMAKFQASCGALKGHKAVRIEQSIAVPAAAAPPPTPATPAPAPAAAGKK, encoded by the coding sequence ATGGCAGACGAAGTACTGAGTCAGGCAGAAGTAGAAAGCTTGCTCTCCGCAATGGAAGCGAGCGGTCCGCGCACCTCTTCTGCCGCTATCTCGACCGCCAGCGTTGCGCCTCCGAGCAAGGGAGCGATTCGAACGCGCGAGAAGGTGACACCCTACGACTTCAAACGTCCAGAACGTGTCGGCAAAGAACAGATGCGGGCTCTGCAGAGCTTGCACGAAGGTTTTGGACGCAACTTTGGCGCTGCCCTCTCGGCGCTCTTGCGCTCGATCGTTGAAGTCAAGCTCACGAGCGTTGATCAGCTGACCTACAGCGAGTTCGTCTTCAGCCTCGAAAATCCAACCTGCTTCAACCTGCTCCGGGCTGAGCCACTCGAGGGGAATCTGATCCTCGACATCAACCCGTCGATCCTCTACCCGATCATCGATCGATTGCTCGGAGGTGGCAAAGAAGCTGGCCCTGTGGCGCGACGTCCACTCACCGAAATCGAGCTTCGACTCGTTTCACGCATCACCCATTTGTTCCTGCAGGAGCTGAAGCATGCGTGGGAAGGTGTGCTGCCGCTGAAGCTCTCCGTGGATCGGGTCGAGAGCAATCCACAGCTCGTGCAAATCGTCCCGCCGAACGAAGTGGTGGTGCTCATCAGTTTTGAGCTCACACTGAACGATGTGCGCGGGATGATTAACCTGTGCATTCCGTTCAACTCGATTGAGCGCATCGGCAGTAAACTGACGTCGAACAACTGGGTGGCTTACGGCAAAGGGGGAGCGACACCCCAGTCGATCGCGCAGATCAGCAAACGGCTCGATCAATCGAAGGTGGAACTGGTGGTCACGCTGGCCGAGACCACGATTACCACTGGCGATATGATTGGCTTGCGCGTCGGCGATATCATCACGACCGACAAAGATATTCGCACGCCGCTCGAGATTGCCGTGCAAGGGATGGCAAAGTTTCAGGCCAGTTGCGGCGCGCTCAAGGGGCACAAAGCTGTGCGCATCGAGCAGTCGATTGCAGTTCCTGCTGCCGCAGCACCGCCCCCCACGCCTGCGACACCTGCACCGGCGCCTGCGGCTGCCGGTAAGAAATAA
- a CDS encoding glutamate-5-semialdehyde dehydrogenase: MAIAEQVDLASYCLETARKAKRASRALAAVSGAVRNHWLRESAAALRASIEPILAANQLDLAAAPSYGLTDAAIDRLKLTPARIEDIAIGLEQVAALPDPLGEIIESSIRPSGIDVQKVRCPLGVVFFIYESRPNVTADAAAICLKSGNAVILRGGKEALHSSQAIVSILVEVADRTGIPAGALQLVDTTDRAAVGHFLKLDGEIDVAIPRGGEGLIRRVVEEARMPVIKHFNGNCHVYVDQYADLAIATKVTINSKCHRLGVCNAAESLLVHQDVAAAFLPMIAPALTDRGIELRGCEATRQIVPTAKPATDEDFFTEYLGPIISIKVVASLEAAIEHINHYGSKHTDAIITRDLAASRKFAVEVDSAAVMINASTRFNDGFQFGLGAEIGISTDKFHARGPCGLKELTTYKYVVYGEGQIRE, from the coding sequence ATGGCCATTGCAGAGCAAGTCGATTTGGCGAGTTACTGCCTCGAGACGGCGCGAAAGGCCAAACGCGCCTCGCGCGCTCTGGCTGCTGTTTCGGGCGCAGTCCGCAACCACTGGCTCCGTGAGTCAGCAGCGGCGCTTCGCGCGTCGATCGAACCGATCCTCGCCGCCAACCAACTCGACCTCGCAGCCGCACCCAGTTACGGCCTGACCGACGCCGCCATCGATCGCTTGAAGCTCACCCCCGCACGCATTGAAGATATCGCCATCGGCCTCGAGCAGGTTGCAGCACTTCCCGATCCCCTCGGCGAGATCATTGAGTCGTCGATTCGCCCGAGCGGCATCGATGTGCAAAAAGTACGTTGTCCACTCGGTGTTGTTTTCTTCATCTACGAATCGCGCCCGAACGTCACAGCCGACGCCGCTGCCATCTGCCTCAAGAGCGGCAATGCCGTCATTTTACGAGGGGGCAAAGAAGCGCTCCACTCGAGTCAGGCCATCGTTTCGATCCTGGTGGAAGTTGCTGATCGAACCGGAATTCCCGCTGGCGCTTTGCAGCTAGTCGACACCACCGATCGCGCCGCTGTCGGACATTTTTTGAAGCTCGATGGCGAGATCGATGTCGCTATTCCTCGCGGTGGCGAAGGGCTGATTCGCCGCGTGGTGGAAGAAGCTCGCATGCCGGTCATCAAGCACTTCAACGGCAATTGTCACGTCTATGTCGACCAATACGCCGACCTGGCGATTGCCACAAAAGTGACCATCAATTCGAAGTGCCATCGCCTCGGTGTTTGCAACGCAGCCGAGTCGCTGCTGGTGCATCAGGATGTTGCGGCCGCTTTCCTCCCGATGATCGCCCCAGCCTTGACCGACCGTGGGATCGAACTGCGGGGCTGTGAAGCGACTCGCCAAATCGTGCCGACTGCCAAACCGGCGACCGACGAAGACTTCTTCACCGAGTATCTCGGCCCGATCATTTCGATCAAAGTGGTCGCTTCGCTCGAGGCAGCGATCGAGCATATCAATCACTACGGCTCGAAGCATACCGACGCGATTATCACGCGCGATTTGGCGGCGAGTCGTAAGTTTGCTGTCGAGGTGGATAGCGCGGCTGTGATGATCAACGCGAGCACCCGTTTCAACGATGGTTTTCAGTTCGGCCTGGGGGCCGAAATCGGCATCAGCACCGACAAGTTTCACGCGCGTGGGCCGTGTGGTCTTAAAGAACTCACGACCTACAAGTATGTCGTTTATGGCGAAGGACAGATTCGCGAATAG